In Pomacea canaliculata isolate SZHN2017 linkage group LG12, ASM307304v1, whole genome shotgun sequence, a single genomic region encodes these proteins:
- the LOC112576420 gene encoding uncharacterized protein LOC112576420 translates to MLSGVASLLFGSNGDKPSANNPQEKLDLITNETDQGWVLVDLPDTESSTSSGRLQPQGEQQQPVTAEPKHAAQQQGDHTCVPTSTSPLSLTHIQSVPQLVQACSSGVVDQDVTPHCPVLEDPHSGRCSPFDDGSAGQSHETLFIHILCESWILTPPPCFTASGSIRQLEESPLENLLIEHPSMSVYNIQGTWLEPREEVTEAASAVTEIGNSPHSAQQLMQQHATARPLFRQTACIRDLIKSEHISQRQQKAAIGKVLQRKCTERSNKAFHFRGCIKQGSCLNRRLRSSGFKNGCHRQRNH, encoded by the exons ATGCTTAGTGGAGTAGCCAGTTTACTGTTTGGCAGCAATGGAGACAAACCATCAGCCAATAATCCTCAGGAAAAGCTTGATCTCATTACAAATGAGACTGATCAAGGGTGGGTCCTAGTGGATCTGCCAGATACAG AGTCTTCTACTTCTAGTGGTAGACTGCAGCCTCAGGGAGAGCAACAGCAGCCAGTGACAGCTGAGCCTAAGCATGCAGCACAGCAGCAAGGGGACCATACTTGTGTCCCAACATCCACTTCACCCCTGTCTCTAACTCATATCCAGTCAGTACCACAGCTAGTGCAAGCATGTAGTAGTGGTGTGGTGGATCAAGATGTCACGCCCCATTGTCCTGTGCTTGAAGATCCACACTCTGGTCGTTGCTCTCCTTTTGATGATGGCTCTGCTGGTCAGAGCCATGAAACGCTATTTATTCATATCTTATGTGAGAGCTGGATTTTAACACCACCACCTTGTTTTACAGCATCAGGCAGCATAAGACAGCTGGAAGAGAGCCCTTTGGAGAACTTGCTTATTGAGCATCCCTCCATGTCTGTCTACAATATTCAAGGCACTTGGTTAGAACCCAGAGAGGAGGTGACAGAGGCAGCCTCTGCGGTGACCGAAATTGGAAACAGCCCTCATTCTGCACAGCAGCTGATGCAGCAACATGCCACTGCACGACCATTGTTTCGTCAGACTGCCTGTATCAGGGATTTAATCAAGAGTGAGCATATAAGCCAGCGTCAGCAGAAGGCAGCTATAGGCAAGGTTCTGCAGAGAAAATGCACAGAACGTAGCAACAAAGCTTTTCATTTCAGGGGATGTATAAAGCAGGGTTCTTGTCTAAACCGCAGACTAAGATCATCTGGTTTTAAGAATGGCTGTCACAGACAACGAAACCATTAA